In Myotis daubentonii chromosome 6, mMyoDau2.1, whole genome shotgun sequence, a genomic segment contains:
- the BEND3 gene encoding BEN domain-containing protein 3 isoform X1, which produces MNSAEFSEDVEEVLKNNTVKVEAEAEDAALDCSVNSRSSEKHLLDGVFNTLQDASKRKQQLSEGQPDSVSSVKRRRLIPEALLAGMRNRENSSPCQGNGEQAGRGKHLVSAWPGEEEPCHDATTPSYKKPLYGISHKIMEKKNPPAGDMLSTYELLEKANPSNSPSPLRLLNETQKRDSGSAASATADGDPNIYFLLQKMFYMLNTLSSSMSQLHSKVDLLSLEVSRIKKQVSPTEMVAKFQPPPEYQLTAAELKQIVDQSLSGGDLACRLLVQLFPELFSDVDFSRGCSACGFAAKRKLESLHLQLIRNYVEVYYPSVKDTAVWQAECLPQLNDFFSRFWAQREMEDSQPAGQVAGFFEAEPVDAGHFLDSKDQEEALSLDRSSTIASDHVVDTQDLTEFLDEASSPGEFAVFLLHRLFPELFDHRKLGEQYSCYGDGGKQELDPQRLQIIRNYTEIYFPDMQEEEAWLQQCAQRINDELEGLGLDGGSEGEPPRDDCYDSSSLPDDISVIKVEDSFEGERPGRRSKKIWLVPIDFDKLEVPQPDFEVPGGDCLLSKEQLRSIYESSLSIGNFASRLLVHLFPELFTHENLRKQYNCSGSLGKKQLDPSRIKLIRHYVQLLYPRAKNDRVWTLEFVGKLDERCRRRDTEQRRSYQQQRKVHVPGPECRDLASYAVNSERFREEFEGPPLPPERSSKDFCKIPLDELVVPSPDFPVPSPYLLSDKEVREIVQQSLSVGNFAARLLVRLFPELFTAENLRLQYNHSGACNKKQLDPTRLRLIRHYVEAVYPVEKMEEVWHYECIPSIDERCRRPNRKKCDILKKAKKVEK; this is translated from the coding sequence GCGCTCCTGGCAGGCATGAGGAACCGGGAGAACAGCTCACCCTGCCAGGGCAACggggagcaggccggcaggggcaaGCACTTGGTCTCCGCGTGGCCGGGTGAGGAGGAGCCCTGCCATGACGCGACCACCCCCTCCTACAAGAAGCCTCTGTACGGCATCTCACACAAGATCATGGAGAAGAAGAACCCGCCGGCGGGCGACATGCTCAGCACGTATGAGCTCTTGGAGAAGGCAAACCCCAGCAACAGCCCCTCACCGCTGCGGCTCCTGAACGAGACGCAGAAGCGGGACAGTGGCAGTGCGGCCTCGGCCACCGCCGACGGCGACCCCAACATCTACTTCCTGCTCCAGAAGATGTTCTACATGCTCAACACACTCTCCTCCAGCATGTCCCAGCTGCACAGCAAGGTGGACCTGCTGTCCCTGGAGGTGAGCCGCATCAAGAAGCAGGTGAGCCCCACGGAGATGGTGGCCAAGTTCCAGCCGCCCCCCGAGTACCAGCTGACGGCCGCCGAGCTCAAGCAGATCGTGGACCAGAGCCTGTCGGGCGGGGACCTGGCCTGCCGCCTGCTGGTGCAGCTCTTCCCCGAGCTCTTCAGCGACGTGGACTTCTCTCGCGGCTGCAGCGCCTGCGGCTTCGCAGCCAAGCGGAAGCTGGAGTCGCTGCATCTGCAGCTCATCCGCAACTACGTGGAGGTCTACTACCCCTCCGTGAAGGACACGGCCGTGTGGCAGGCAGAGTGCCTGCCTCAGCTGAACGACTTCTTCAGCCGCTTCTGGGCCCAGCGGGAAATGGAGGACAGCCAGCCAGCGGGCCAGGTCGCCGGCTTCTTTGAGGCTGAGCCGGTGGATGCCGGCCACTTCCTGGACAGCAAAGACCAGGAGGAGGCCCTGTCCTTGGATCGGAGCAGCACCATCGCCTCGGACCACGTGGTGGACACGCAGGACCTCACCGAGTTCCTGGACGAAGCCTCCTCGCCCGGAGAGTTCGCGGTCTTCCTGCTGCACCGGCTTTTCCCCGAGCTCTTTGACCACCGGAAGCTGGGTGAGCAGTACAGCTGCTACGGGGACGGCGGCAAGCAGGAGCTGGACCCGCAGAGGCTGCAGATCATCCGCAACTACACGGAGATCTACTTCCCGGacatgcaggaggaggaggcctggctgcagcaGTGCGCCCAGCGCATCAACGACGagctggaggggctggggctggacggGGGCAGCGAGGGCGAGCCCCCGCGGGACGACTGCTACGACTCCTCCAGCCTGCCCGACGACATCTCCGTGATCAAGGTGGAGGACAGCTTCGAGGGCGAGCGGCCCGGCCGGCGGTCCAAGAAGATCTGGCTGGTGCCCATTGACTTCGACAAGCTGGAGGTCCCGCAGCCCGACTTCGAGGTGCCTGGCGGCGACTGCCTGCTCAGCAAGGAGCAGCTGCGCAGCATCTACGAGAGCAGCCTGTCCATCGGCAACTTCGCCTCGCGCCTGCTGGTGCACCTCTTCCCCGAGCTCTTCACCCACGAGAACCTGCGCAAACAGTACAACTGCAGCGGCTCCCTGGGCAAGAAGCAGCTGGACCCGTCCCGCATCAAGCTCATCCGCCACTACGTGCAGCTGCTCTATCCCCGGGCCAAGAACGACCGCGTCTGGACGCTGGAGTTCGTGGGCAAACTGGACGAGCGCTGCCGCCGCCGGGACACGGAGCAGAGGCGCTCCTACCAGCAGCAGCGCAAGGTCCATGTGCCAGGCCCCGAGTGCAGGGACCTGGCAAGCTATGCAGTCAACTCCGAGAGGTTCCGAGAGGAATTCGAAGGACCCCCGCTGCCCCCCGAAAGAAGTAGCAAAGACTTCTGCAAGATCCCGCTGGACGAGCTGGTGGTCCCCTCGCCCGACTTCCCCGTGCCTTCGCCGTACCTGCTGTCAGACAAGGAGGTGCGCGAGATCGTGCAGCAGAGCCTCTCGGTGGGCAACTTCGCCGCGCGGCTCCTCGTCAGGCTCTTCCCCGAACTCTTCACGGCCGAGAACCTCCGGCTGCAGTACAACCACTCGGGGGCCTGCAACAAGAAGCAGCTGGACCCCACGCGGCTCAGACTCATCCGCCACTACGTGGAGGCGGTGTACCCCGTGGAGAAGATGGAGGAGGTGTGGCATTACGAATGTATCCCCAGCATCGACGAGCGATGCCGCCGCCCCAACAGGAAAAAATGTGACATCCTGAAGAAAGCCAAGAAGGTGGAGAAGTGA
- the BEND3 gene encoding BEN domain-containing protein 3 isoform X2 gives MRNRENSSPCQGNGEQAGRGKHLVSAWPGEEEPCHDATTPSYKKPLYGISHKIMEKKNPPAGDMLSTYELLEKANPSNSPSPLRLLNETQKRDSGSAASATADGDPNIYFLLQKMFYMLNTLSSSMSQLHSKVDLLSLEVSRIKKQVSPTEMVAKFQPPPEYQLTAAELKQIVDQSLSGGDLACRLLVQLFPELFSDVDFSRGCSACGFAAKRKLESLHLQLIRNYVEVYYPSVKDTAVWQAECLPQLNDFFSRFWAQREMEDSQPAGQVAGFFEAEPVDAGHFLDSKDQEEALSLDRSSTIASDHVVDTQDLTEFLDEASSPGEFAVFLLHRLFPELFDHRKLGEQYSCYGDGGKQELDPQRLQIIRNYTEIYFPDMQEEEAWLQQCAQRINDELEGLGLDGGSEGEPPRDDCYDSSSLPDDISVIKVEDSFEGERPGRRSKKIWLVPIDFDKLEVPQPDFEVPGGDCLLSKEQLRSIYESSLSIGNFASRLLVHLFPELFTHENLRKQYNCSGSLGKKQLDPSRIKLIRHYVQLLYPRAKNDRVWTLEFVGKLDERCRRRDTEQRRSYQQQRKVHVPGPECRDLASYAVNSERFREEFEGPPLPPERSSKDFCKIPLDELVVPSPDFPVPSPYLLSDKEVREIVQQSLSVGNFAARLLVRLFPELFTAENLRLQYNHSGACNKKQLDPTRLRLIRHYVEAVYPVEKMEEVWHYECIPSIDERCRRPNRKKCDILKKAKKVEK, from the coding sequence ATGAGGAACCGGGAGAACAGCTCACCCTGCCAGGGCAACggggagcaggccggcaggggcaaGCACTTGGTCTCCGCGTGGCCGGGTGAGGAGGAGCCCTGCCATGACGCGACCACCCCCTCCTACAAGAAGCCTCTGTACGGCATCTCACACAAGATCATGGAGAAGAAGAACCCGCCGGCGGGCGACATGCTCAGCACGTATGAGCTCTTGGAGAAGGCAAACCCCAGCAACAGCCCCTCACCGCTGCGGCTCCTGAACGAGACGCAGAAGCGGGACAGTGGCAGTGCGGCCTCGGCCACCGCCGACGGCGACCCCAACATCTACTTCCTGCTCCAGAAGATGTTCTACATGCTCAACACACTCTCCTCCAGCATGTCCCAGCTGCACAGCAAGGTGGACCTGCTGTCCCTGGAGGTGAGCCGCATCAAGAAGCAGGTGAGCCCCACGGAGATGGTGGCCAAGTTCCAGCCGCCCCCCGAGTACCAGCTGACGGCCGCCGAGCTCAAGCAGATCGTGGACCAGAGCCTGTCGGGCGGGGACCTGGCCTGCCGCCTGCTGGTGCAGCTCTTCCCCGAGCTCTTCAGCGACGTGGACTTCTCTCGCGGCTGCAGCGCCTGCGGCTTCGCAGCCAAGCGGAAGCTGGAGTCGCTGCATCTGCAGCTCATCCGCAACTACGTGGAGGTCTACTACCCCTCCGTGAAGGACACGGCCGTGTGGCAGGCAGAGTGCCTGCCTCAGCTGAACGACTTCTTCAGCCGCTTCTGGGCCCAGCGGGAAATGGAGGACAGCCAGCCAGCGGGCCAGGTCGCCGGCTTCTTTGAGGCTGAGCCGGTGGATGCCGGCCACTTCCTGGACAGCAAAGACCAGGAGGAGGCCCTGTCCTTGGATCGGAGCAGCACCATCGCCTCGGACCACGTGGTGGACACGCAGGACCTCACCGAGTTCCTGGACGAAGCCTCCTCGCCCGGAGAGTTCGCGGTCTTCCTGCTGCACCGGCTTTTCCCCGAGCTCTTTGACCACCGGAAGCTGGGTGAGCAGTACAGCTGCTACGGGGACGGCGGCAAGCAGGAGCTGGACCCGCAGAGGCTGCAGATCATCCGCAACTACACGGAGATCTACTTCCCGGacatgcaggaggaggaggcctggctgcagcaGTGCGCCCAGCGCATCAACGACGagctggaggggctggggctggacggGGGCAGCGAGGGCGAGCCCCCGCGGGACGACTGCTACGACTCCTCCAGCCTGCCCGACGACATCTCCGTGATCAAGGTGGAGGACAGCTTCGAGGGCGAGCGGCCCGGCCGGCGGTCCAAGAAGATCTGGCTGGTGCCCATTGACTTCGACAAGCTGGAGGTCCCGCAGCCCGACTTCGAGGTGCCTGGCGGCGACTGCCTGCTCAGCAAGGAGCAGCTGCGCAGCATCTACGAGAGCAGCCTGTCCATCGGCAACTTCGCCTCGCGCCTGCTGGTGCACCTCTTCCCCGAGCTCTTCACCCACGAGAACCTGCGCAAACAGTACAACTGCAGCGGCTCCCTGGGCAAGAAGCAGCTGGACCCGTCCCGCATCAAGCTCATCCGCCACTACGTGCAGCTGCTCTATCCCCGGGCCAAGAACGACCGCGTCTGGACGCTGGAGTTCGTGGGCAAACTGGACGAGCGCTGCCGCCGCCGGGACACGGAGCAGAGGCGCTCCTACCAGCAGCAGCGCAAGGTCCATGTGCCAGGCCCCGAGTGCAGGGACCTGGCAAGCTATGCAGTCAACTCCGAGAGGTTCCGAGAGGAATTCGAAGGACCCCCGCTGCCCCCCGAAAGAAGTAGCAAAGACTTCTGCAAGATCCCGCTGGACGAGCTGGTGGTCCCCTCGCCCGACTTCCCCGTGCCTTCGCCGTACCTGCTGTCAGACAAGGAGGTGCGCGAGATCGTGCAGCAGAGCCTCTCGGTGGGCAACTTCGCCGCGCGGCTCCTCGTCAGGCTCTTCCCCGAACTCTTCACGGCCGAGAACCTCCGGCTGCAGTACAACCACTCGGGGGCCTGCAACAAGAAGCAGCTGGACCCCACGCGGCTCAGACTCATCCGCCACTACGTGGAGGCGGTGTACCCCGTGGAGAAGATGGAGGAGGTGTGGCATTACGAATGTATCCCCAGCATCGACGAGCGATGCCGCCGCCCCAACAGGAAAAAATGTGACATCCTGAAGAAAGCCAAGAAGGTGGAGAAGTGA